A stretch of Arachis hypogaea cultivar Tifrunner chromosome 15, arahy.Tifrunner.gnm2.J5K5, whole genome shotgun sequence DNA encodes these proteins:
- the LOC112751063 gene encoding uncharacterized protein: protein MDPPPTQPPAMPPHPSTMAPTTVMAATATSIQTNNPDSVESSPRCRIGETWNDELIVPVPGAKLRLMCSYGGHIMPRPHDKSLSYIGGDTRIVVVDRNSTLKDLCLRLSRTLLNGRPFTLKYQLPNEDLDNLISVTTDEDLDNMIEEYDRVAAASASTLKPSPSRLRVFLFFSKPETTVSMGSLLDDAKSETWFVDALNNSGMLTRGVSDSAAGETIVNLDGVGPAVSASGSSNNLEAQAAAVAESLVLADNITGNNNNNNNNKVKNLQDVAAVNSLPGSPSSASSPSMANLPPIRVRVDDNGASRLQQEQRVGVMEEQLAQMTIGASGVRRDEGFVVVPSTVAMPAAVPATMSLAAAAMVTSNSSDIMNRLIISEDERSDPGVPLGFGKPPLPLQLVQPRTGGGVSLPSPDSVASDSSSIASTNSFSKNVYYQEQVQPSHVDNKAPTISNAKIEIREQIQDPNYTLPPQLDQNQQLHQQFVQASSPYIHHPAAATNTVPVSSYYPVYAPPPPLPSQPTLHQHPIPQTQQQQQYQPVYVMPVGHTQQPYNVTLQHNIADPNMVASGRQLVPQSIAAPAVSTTAYKDGTLPIYPPRPNTQPQTTQAFIQIPSSHFQQQPQYVGLTQVQHHQQPPPPQHIAVVPSGSGGGGGANYGYEYGGGTVQDQAAYYTQQQQATTAPLTSQYQSMTPAAAAAALSDASKPFPNENLQQPNRASQPV, encoded by the exons CCACATCATGCCACGCCCCCATGATAAGTCCCTCAGTTACATAGGTGGTGACACTAGAATCGTGGTGGTGGATCGCAATTCAACCCTAAAGGACCTCTGTTTGCGCCTTTCCCGCACTTTACTCAATGGAAGACCCTTCACACTCAAGTACCAGTTACCAAACGAGGACCTTGACAACCTCATCTCTGTCACCACTGATGAAGACCTTGACAACATGATCGAAGAGTATGATCGTGTGGCTGCAGCATCAGCATCTACCCTGAAGCCTTCACCTTCAAGACTCAGGGTGTTCCTGTTCTTCTCCAAGCCAGAGACCACTGTTTCAATGGGATCCCTCCTTGATGATGCGAAATCTGAGACATGGTTCGTGGATGCGCTCAACAACTCGGGGATGCTCACAAGGGGTGTGTCAGATTCCGCAGCAGGAGAAACCATTGTAAACCTTGATGGTGTTGGCCCTGCTGTTTCAGCTAGTGGTTCAAGCAACAACTTGGAGGCTCAGGCTGCGGCAGTGGCAGAGTCTTTGGTTCTGGCTGATAATATCACtggcaacaataacaacaacaacaacaacaaggtgAAGAATTTGCAGGATGTTGCAGCTGTGAATTCACTACCTGGCTCACCTTCATCagcttcttctccttcaatggctAATCTCCCACCCATCCGGGTTCGTGTCGATGACAATGGTGCTAGTAGGCTTCAGCAGGAGCAAAGGGTTGGGGTGATGGAGGAGCAGTTAGCACAGATGACAATTGGCGCAAGTGGTGTGAGGCGAGATGAAGGGTTTGTTGTTGTTCCCTCTACTGTGGCTATGCCTGCTGCAGTGCCTGCAACTATGAGTTTGGCTGCAGCAGCAATGGTTACTAGCAATAGTAGTGATATCATGAATAGGCTTATTATCTCTGAGGATGAGAGATCAGATCCTGGTGTTCCTCTTGGGTTTGGGAAGCCTCCTTTACCATTGCAACTTGTGCAACCAAGGACTGGTGGTGGTGTGAGTTTACCTTCTCCAGATTCAGTTGCAAG TGACAGTAGTAGCATTGCATCAACAAATTCTTTCTCGAAGAATGTGTACTATCAAGAACAAGTCCAACCTTCACATGTAGATAACAAAGCTCCTACTATAAGCAATGCCAAGATTGAAATTAGAGAACAAATTCAGGATCCAAATTACACGTTACCTCCACAATTGGATCAAAACCAGCAACTCCACCAGCAATTTGTGCAAGCAAGCAGCCCCTACATTCACCACCCTGCAGCCGCCACCAATACAGTGCCAGTGTCATCTTACTACCCAGTTTACGCACCGCCGCCACCGCTGCCATCACAGCCAACACTTCACCAACATCCAATTCCCCAAACTCAACAACAGCAACAGTATCAACCAGTTTATGTTATGCCTGTTGGACACACACAACAACCATACAATGTAACATTGCAACACAACATTGCTGATCCTAACATGGTAGCATCAGGTAGACAACTAGTACCCCAGAGTATTGCTGCTCCTGCAGTGTCAACAACAGCATACAAAGATGGCACATTACCAATTTACCCTCCTAGGCCAAATACCCAACCACAAACTACTCAGGCATTTATTCAAATACCTTCTAGTCACTTTCAGCAACAACCACAGTATGTGGGTTTGACCCAAGTTCAGCAccatcaacaaccaccaccaccacagcacATTGCTGTGGTTCCATCTGGTAGTGGTGGAGGTGGTGGTGCTAATTACGGCTATGAATATGGTGGTGGCACTGTGCAAGATCAAGCTGCATACTACACACAACAGCAACAAGCTACTACAGCTCCATTGACTTCTCAGTACCAATCCATGACTCCGGCGGCGGCAGCGGCGGCGCTATCGGATGCTTCGAAGCCATTCCCCAATGAAAATCTTCAGCAGCCAAACAGAGCTTCACAACCCGTATAG